Proteins from one Juglans microcarpa x Juglans regia isolate MS1-56 chromosome 1S, Jm3101_v1.0, whole genome shotgun sequence genomic window:
- the LOC121245888 gene encoding transcriptional regulator SUPERMAN-like — translation MESGKQGGSESSSEENDGIDQQVKDIDMSSTKRSYECSFCKRGFTNAQALGGHMNIHRKDRVKAPKQHTTGPSFPNNLDEDNIPSIISVPVPCDPSNYNFPANYEAQKNSQMYFQPSASGSRHPQAAIFRQSDLSDSRSQSWSMNQELLSANLSLRIGPMHADQEDRRKRGVNKADEVDLELRLGHDPY, via the coding sequence ATGGAATCCGGCAAGCAAGGAGGCTCGGAGTCTTCAAGCGAAGAGAACGATGGAATAGATCAGCAAGTCAAAGATATTGACATGAGCAGTACCAAACGCTCTTACGAATGCTCATTCTGCAAGCGGGGCTTCACCAACGCGCAGGCCTTGGGAGGGCATATGAATATACACCGCAAAGATCGAGTCAAGGCGCCCAAGCAACACACAACCGGCCCTTCGTTTCCAAATAATTTGGACGAAGACAACATCCCTTCTATCATTTCAGTACCGGTTCCATGCGATCCATCAAACTATAACTTCCCAGCTAATTATGAGGCGCAGAAGAACTCTCAAATGTACTTTCAGCCATCAGCATCAGGCTCTAGACACCCACAAGCAGCAATTTTCCGTCAGAGTGATTTGTCTGATTCAAGGTCCCAGTCCTGGAGCATGAACCAGGAACTTTTGAGCGCAAATTTGAGCCTTCGAATTGGCCCCATGCATGCAGATCAGGAAGATAGAAGGAAGAGGGGAGTTAACAAAGCCGATGAAGTGGACTTGGAGCTTCGACTAGGTCATGATCCATATTGA
- the LOC121245849 gene encoding LOW QUALITY PROTEIN: ethylene receptor 2-like (The sequence of the model RefSeq protein was modified relative to this genomic sequence to represent the inferred CDS: inserted 1 base in 1 codon) — translation MLKALASALLISLFILSVSAADNGYPRCNCEDEGSLWSIESILQCQKVSDFLIAVAYFSIPIELLYFVSCSNVPFKWVLFQFIAFIVLCGLTHLLNGWTYGPHPFQLMLALTVFKILTALVSCATAITLITLIPLLLKVKVREFMLKKKTWDLGREVGIIMKQKEAGLHVRMLTQEIRKSLDRHTILYTTLVELSETLGLQNCAVWMPDEKKTEMNLTHEAYGRKYPGTYNFSIPITDPDVAMIKASDEVNILSPDSALAASSSGESGEPGPVAAIRMPMLRVSNFKGGXPEMRQACYAILVLVLPSGQPRSWSSQELEIIKVVADQVAVALSHAALLEESHLMGHKLVERNRALQQEKMNAMMASQARNSFQKVMSDGMRRPMHSILGLLSMMLDENMSSEQRTIVNTMVRTSSVLSTLVNDAMDNARKDSGRFPLEMRSFHLHSMIREAACLAKCLSVYNGFGFAIEVEKSLPDHVTGDEKRVFQVILHMVGNLLDVNNGGEFVILRVFSESRSQGRNDHIWSTWRHSSSDGYVYIRFEIAIKNCSSQSEGSVSTAQTGGRRYASDGLEESLSFSICKRLVQLMQGNIWVNPHPQGFAQSMALVLRFRLQPSIAVSISEPGESSEHPHSNSLLRGLQVLLADDDNVNRTVTRKLLEKLGCVVTAVSSGFECLSVISPAGSSIQIVLLDLQMPELDGYEVAMRIRKFRSQSWPLIIALTASADEDVWEKCMHVGMNGIIRKPVLLPGIANELRRVLMQANRAV, via the exons ATGTTAAAGGCATTGGCATCTGCGCTGTTGATTTCACTGTTTATTTTATCGGTATCTGCTGCCGATAATGGATATCCCCGATGTAATTGCGAAGACGAGGGTAGCTTATGGAGCATTGAGAGCATTCTACAGTGCCAGAAAGTGAGTGATTTCTTGATTGCCGTGGCCTACTTCTCGATCCCCATTGAGCTTCTTTACTTTGTCAGCTGCTCGAACGTCCCTTTCAAATGGGTTCTATTTCAATTCATTGCCTTCATTGTTCTGTGTGGATTGACCCATTTGCTCAATGGATGGACTTATGGTCCACACCCATTTCAGCTAATGCTGGCTCTCACTGTCTTCAAGATTCTCACTGCTTTGGTCTCTTGTGCCACAGCTATAACGCTCATCACTCTCATCCCTTTGCTTCTCAAAGTGAAGGTGAGGGAATTCatgttgaagaagaagacttGGGATCTTGGACGAGAGGTTGGAATAATAATGAAACAGAAAGAAGCTGGTTTGCATGTTCGAATGCTTACACAAGAGATTCGGAAATCACTTGATAGGCATACAATTCTGTACACGACTCTGGTCGAACTATCTGAAACTTTGGGTTTGCAGAACTGTGCAGTTTGGATGCCTGATGAGAAGAAAACAGAGATGAACCTGACCCATGAGGCTTATGGAAGGAAATATCCAGGTACCTATAATTTTTCCATACCAATTACTGATCCAGATGTTGCAATGATCAAGGCGAGTGATGAAGTAAATATCCTTAGCCCCGACTCAGCACTTGCTGCTTCAAGCAGTGGAGAGTCAGGTGAACCGGGTCCCGTGGCTGCAATTCGAATGCCAATGCTTCGGGTTTCCAATTTCAAAGGGG ACCCTGAGATGAGGCAGGCTTGTTATGCAATATTGGTTTTGGTTCTTCCAAGTGGACAACCTAGATCTTGGAGCAGCCAGGAACTTGAGATAATTAAGGTTGTTGCTGATCAGGTTGCTGTGGCTCTTTCCCATGCTGCACTCCTTGAAGAGTCCCACCTCATGGGACATAAATTGGTGGAGCGAAATCGAGCATTGCAACAGGAAAAGATGAATGCTATGATGGCAAGCCAGGCGAGAAATTCGTTTCAAAAGGTAATGAGTGATGGGATGAGGAGGCCAATGCACTCAATTTTGGGTTTGCTTTCAATGATGCTGGATGAGAACATGAGTAGTGAGCAACGAACTATTGTTAACACAATGGTGAGGACTAGCAGTGTTCTATCAACCTTGGTAAATGATGCGATGGACAATGCTAGGAAAGATAGTGGAAGATTCCCGTTAGAGATGAGATCATTTCACTTGCATTCCATGATTAGAGAAGCAGCTTGCTTAGCGAAGTGCTTGTCTGTCTATAATGGCTTTGGCTTTGCAATCGAGGTAGAGAAGTCACTGCCAGATCATGTAACGGGTGACGAAAAAAGAGTTTTCcaggtgattttgcatatggTTGGGAACCTGTTGGATGTAAACAATGGAGGGGAATTTGTCATACTCAGGGTTTTTTCTGAGAGTCGAAGTCAAGGAAGGAATGATCATATCTGGTCGACCTGGAGACATAGTTCATCTGATGGGTATGTATATATTAGATTTGAAATTGCGATAAAAAATTGCAGTTCTCAGTCGGAGGGATCAGTTTCAACAGCACAGACTGGCGGTAGGAGGTATGCCAGTGATGGACTTGAGGAGAGCTTGAGCTTCAGCATTTGCAAAAGGCTAGTGCAG TTGATGCAAGGCAATATATGGGTCAATCCTCACCCTCAAGGGTTTGCTCAAAGCATGGCACTTGTTCTTCGGTTTCGACTCCAACCATCCATTGCAGTATCCATCTCAGAACCTGGAGAATCTTCAGAGCACCCACATTCTAACTCCCTTTTAAGAGGCTTACAAGTTCTACTAGCTGATGATGACAATGTGAACAGGACTGTGACACGAAAGCTGCTTGAAAAGCTTGGTTGTGTTGTCACTGCTGTTTCTTCTGGATTTGAATGCCTTAGTGTTATTAGTCCAGCAGGTTCTTCTATCCAAATCGTTCTTTTGGATCTTCAGATGCCTGAGTTAGATGGTTATGAAGTTGCAATGAGAATTCGGAAATTTCGTAGCCAGAGTTGGCCACTGATCATTGCCTTGACAGCAAGTGCCGATGAAGATGTGTGGGAAAAATGTATGCATGTTGGAATGAATGGAATCATTCGGAAACCAGTTCTGTTGCCTGGTATTGCCAACGAACTTAGAAGGGTCCTGATGCAGGCAAACAGAGCTGTATGA